The following are encoded together in the Sphingomicrobium clamense genome:
- a CDS encoding SWIB/MDM2 domain-containing protein → MAKGTGRKAGGGLARPVTPSPELAAIVGPNPLPRSEVVSKVWDHIKANNLQNPQNKREIIADDKLRPVFGTDRCTMFEMNKHLSKHLS, encoded by the coding sequence ATGGCAAAAGGTACTGGTCGGAAAGCAGGGGGCGGCTTGGCTCGCCCGGTGACTCCTTCGCCCGAACTGGCGGCGATCGTGGGTCCCAACCCGCTTCCGCGCAGCGAAGTCGTTTCGAAAGTCTGGGATCACATCAAGGCAAACAACCTTCAGAACCCCCAGAACAAGCGCGAGATCATCGCCGACGACAAGCTGCGTCCCGTCTTCGGGACCGACCGTTGCACGATGTTCGAGATGAACAAGCATCTCTCGAAGCATCTCAGCTAG
- a CDS encoding extensin family protein gives MPERTATRSLRRLLFLALIAVLGWYGWLKYKEYEAAYPELFPWTELSLTDPVGPYTDDKLAALAPARCAALLGELGLGDATGIVRTASEAQCGYVDGVKLGAYGRPDYGDLTTSCSVAAALSLWERETVQPAAEAHFDSEVVAIETFGSYSCRRLYGRADGPWSEHATANAVDIAAFRLEDGTRIAVLDDWDGAPERSAFLRDVRDGACNLFRTTLSPDYNEAHADHLHLDMARGRPAGWSMCR, from the coding sequence GTGCCTGAACGGACCGCGACCCGCTCGCTCCGCCGCCTGCTGTTCCTCGCGCTCATCGCCGTCCTCGGCTGGTATGGCTGGCTCAAATACAAGGAATACGAGGCCGCGTATCCCGAGCTTTTTCCGTGGACCGAACTTTCGCTCACCGACCCGGTCGGCCCTTATACCGACGACAAGCTGGCCGCCCTCGCCCCTGCGCGATGCGCCGCCCTGCTCGGCGAACTGGGTCTGGGTGACGCCACCGGCATCGTGCGCACAGCCTCCGAGGCCCAGTGCGGCTACGTCGATGGCGTAAAGCTGGGCGCCTACGGACGCCCCGACTATGGCGACCTCACCACCTCGTGCAGTGTTGCCGCCGCCCTGTCGCTATGGGAGCGCGAGACCGTCCAGCCCGCCGCCGAGGCCCACTTCGACAGCGAGGTCGTCGCAATCGAGACATTCGGCTCGTACAGTTGCCGCCGCCTTTACGGTCGCGCCGACGGCCCGTGGAGCGAGCATGCCACCGCCAATGCGGTCGACATCGCCGCTTTCCGCCTCGAAGACGGGACGCGCATTGCGGTACTCGACGACTGGGACGGAGCGCCCGAACGCAGCGCCTTCCTGCGCGATGTGCGCGACGGCGCGTGCAACTTGTTCAGGACCACGCTCTCGCCCGATTATAACGAGGCGCACGCCGACCATCTCCACCTCGACATGGCACGCGGTCGGCCCGCGGGCTGGTCGATGTGCCGCTAG
- a CDS encoding phosphotransferase family protein: MDRTSANSGTKSVSERLAFDEASLAVWMQEHVEGFAGPIEVDQFKGGQSNPTYRVRTPGGDYVLRRKPPGRLLPGAHAVEREYRVMKALGAQGFPVPKVHGLCEDERVIGTPFFLMDMVEGRIVWEAHFPDTEDRAAQFDAMNATIAQLHGFDPADIGLGDYGKGEDFVARQVARWSGQYVDDVEAGRVEAMDRLVDWLKDHAPDRSREPVRVIHGDFRCDNMIFAPDRPEVLAVLDWELSTLGDPGADFAYHLLMYRMPSAGSFTGLLGRDLADLGIPSEADYVAAYCERTGRDGLADLDYLIVYNMFRLAAIVHGIKGRVARGNASSAHAVETAKALEPLAELAWANAQAARL, encoded by the coding sequence ATGGACAGGACCAGCGCCAATAGCGGCACCAAGAGCGTCTCCGAGCGCCTCGCTTTCGACGAAGCCTCGCTCGCAGTTTGGATGCAGGAACATGTCGAAGGCTTCGCTGGCCCGATCGAGGTCGACCAGTTCAAGGGCGGCCAGTCCAATCCGACTTATCGGGTCCGTACGCCCGGCGGCGATTATGTTCTGCGCCGCAAGCCTCCCGGTCGGCTGCTACCGGGGGCCCACGCGGTGGAACGCGAATATCGGGTGATGAAGGCGTTGGGCGCGCAGGGTTTCCCGGTCCCCAAGGTCCACGGCCTGTGCGAAGACGAAAGGGTCATCGGCACGCCCTTCTTCCTGATGGACATGGTCGAGGGCCGGATCGTTTGGGAAGCGCATTTCCCAGATACCGAGGACCGCGCCGCGCAATTCGATGCGATGAACGCGACGATCGCGCAGCTTCACGGGTTCGACCCTGCCGACATCGGTCTTGGCGACTATGGCAAGGGCGAGGATTTCGTCGCCCGGCAGGTCGCGCGCTGGTCGGGCCAATACGTCGATGATGTCGAGGCGGGACGCGTCGAGGCGATGGATCGGCTGGTCGACTGGCTGAAGGATCATGCGCCCGACCGCTCGCGCGAGCCGGTACGCGTCATCCACGGCGACTTTCGCTGCGACAACATGATCTTCGCACCCGACCGCCCCGAAGTGCTCGCGGTGCTCGACTGGGAGCTGTCGACGCTCGGCGACCCAGGCGCCGACTTCGCCTACCACCTGCTCATGTATCGTATGCCCTCCGCGGGCAGCTTTACCGGCTTGCTCGGCCGCGATCTTGCCGATCTCGGCATCCCCAGCGAAGCCGATTATGTCGCCGCCTATTGCGAGCGCACCGGCCGCGACGGGCTGGCCGATCTCGACTATCTGATCGTCTACAACATGTTCCGGCTGGCCGCGATCGTCCACGGCATTAAGGGGCGTGTCGCGCGCGGAAACGCATCGAGCGCCCACGCGGTGGAGACCGCGAAGGCGCTCGAGCCCTTGGCCGAGCTGGCCTGGGCCAATGCCCAGGCCGCTCGCCTCTAA
- a CDS encoding TPM domain-containing protein, with the protein MRALLTPLLAGWALLLSGCAQPAANDNTSFEWVTDEAEILSDSAEARIAGNLITLEDQTSDQVLVWTTPSLGSRPIEDVSLERARSIGAGTAELDNGVLITVAPNDRKVRIEVGTGLEDLLTDVRAKRIIDEHMSPKFARGDFDAGVEAGVEAVSELLLSDRERPKYRDVRVERMAS; encoded by the coding sequence GTGAGGGCGCTTCTCACACCGCTGCTGGCGGGTTGGGCGTTGCTGCTGTCCGGTTGTGCGCAGCCGGCAGCCAACGACAACACGTCATTCGAATGGGTGACGGACGAAGCGGAGATCCTCTCGGATAGCGCCGAGGCTCGTATCGCGGGCAATCTGATCACGCTTGAAGATCAGACTAGCGACCAGGTTCTGGTGTGGACCACTCCATCGTTGGGGAGTCGCCCGATAGAGGACGTATCGCTGGAGCGTGCACGGTCGATTGGCGCGGGCACTGCCGAACTCGACAATGGTGTTCTGATCACGGTCGCGCCCAACGACCGGAAAGTGCGTATCGAGGTTGGCACGGGCTTAGAAGACTTGCTTACCGACGTGCGCGCGAAGCGCATCATTGACGAGCATATGTCCCCCAAATTTGCGAGGGGCGACTTTGACGCTGGTGTCGAGGCCGGTGTCGAAGCGGTATCCGAGTTGCTTCTGTCGGATCGCGAACGCCCTAAGTATAGGGACGTAAGAGTGGAGAGAATGGCGTCGTGA
- the nadC gene encoding carboxylating nicotinate-nucleotide diphosphorylase, protein MIEHFDLDAYVRETLAEDLGVGGDVTSNSTIEKDAVFEAVMDAREPMVIAGIEVAAAFFIALDKDVQIDLLVADGDQVEAGADLMRLKGKARAMLAAERSALNTLQFLCGIATLARRYADEISGTGATVLDTRKTVPGLRALSKYASRMGGAENHRLRMDDGLLIKDNHIAVNGGDIARTVAAAKAKDHGLQVQVEVDRIDQIEPALGAGADRLLLDNMPPDVLREAVALVDGRVPLEASGGINLDTIRAVAETGVDYISTSRITMGSKAVDIGLDYAISN, encoded by the coding sequence ATGATCGAACATTTCGACCTCGACGCCTATGTGCGCGAAACGCTCGCCGAGGATCTCGGCGTAGGCGGCGATGTCACGTCCAATTCGACCATCGAGAAGGACGCCGTCTTCGAAGCGGTGATGGACGCGCGCGAGCCGATGGTGATCGCAGGCATCGAAGTCGCTGCCGCCTTCTTTATCGCGCTCGACAAGGACGTGCAGATCGACCTGCTCGTCGCCGATGGCGACCAGGTCGAAGCTGGTGCGGACCTGATGCGACTGAAGGGCAAGGCGCGCGCGATGCTCGCGGCGGAACGCTCGGCGCTCAACACGCTGCAATTCCTGTGCGGGATCGCGACGCTGGCTCGACGCTACGCCGACGAGATTTCGGGGACGGGCGCGACCGTGCTCGACACGCGCAAGACCGTGCCGGGCCTGCGCGCGCTCAGCAAGTATGCCAGCCGCATGGGCGGGGCGGAAAATCATCGCCTGCGCATGGATGACGGACTGCTGATCAAGGACAACCACATCGCCGTGAATGGAGGCGATATCGCCAGGACCGTGGCTGCCGCCAAGGCCAAGGATCACGGGCTGCAGGTGCAGGTCGAGGTCGACCGGATCGACCAGATCGAGCCCGCGCTGGGTGCGGGCGCGGACCGCCTGCTGCTCGATAACATGCCGCCCGACGTGCTGCGAGAGGCGGTGGCGCTGGTCGACGGGCGCGTGCCACTCGAGGCGTCGGGCGGGATCAATCTCGACACCATCCGCGCGGTGGCGGAAACCGGCGTCGACTATATTTCCACCAGCCGGATCACGATGGGCAGCAAGGCCGTCGACATCGGGCTGGATTACGCCATTTCCAACTAG
- a CDS encoding metallophosphoesterase family protein, translated as MRWLAMKTILHLSDMHFGEHEPAIVAAVEEHLDRTEADYCVLAGDFTQWASDKEFELAAAWTEKIRERGHKVMAVPGNHDVPSINLFERVFNPDGQWEEWMGEDKCPWFEDDGMAMLGLNTARGLVIKNGEIDAEQIAHMKEKFAGASDDALRVLVVHHPMFELPRGDERSDAIKNQEAAVSATDDAGVDLILSGHNHTSSVHRTLDLPKGDGSALVIQAGTAFSTRIRTEPPSFNIIRANRFDCSVKVLGWDGDHYVDRRQHRFVRDDDEAHWQPTDASAAEVIANVAKASENAD; from the coding sequence GTGCGTTGGCTAGCCATGAAAACGATCCTGCACCTGTCCGACATGCATTTCGGTGAGCATGAACCCGCCATCGTCGCCGCCGTCGAGGAGCATCTCGACCGGACCGAGGCCGATTATTGCGTCCTTGCCGGCGATTTCACTCAATGGGCGAGCGACAAGGAATTCGAACTTGCCGCCGCCTGGACCGAGAAAATCCGCGAGCGCGGCCACAAGGTCATGGCGGTGCCCGGCAATCACGACGTCCCCTCGATCAACCTGTTCGAGCGTGTGTTCAATCCCGACGGCCAATGGGAAGAATGGATGGGCGAGGACAAGTGCCCGTGGTTCGAAGATGACGGCATGGCGATGCTCGGCCTTAACACCGCACGCGGCTTGGTGATCAAGAATGGCGAGATCGACGCCGAGCAGATCGCGCACATGAAGGAAAAGTTTGCCGGTGCTTCCGACGATGCCCTGCGCGTGCTCGTGGTCCACCACCCGATGTTCGAGTTGCCGCGCGGCGACGAGCGATCGGACGCGATCAAGAACCAGGAGGCAGCGGTCTCCGCGACCGACGATGCCGGGGTCGACCTGATCCTGTCGGGCCATAACCACACCAGTTCGGTCCACCGCACCCTCGACCTGCCCAAGGGCGATGGCAGCGCGCTCGTGATCCAGGCGGGTACGGCCTTCTCGACCCGCATTCGCACCGAACCGCCAAGCTTCAACATCATCCGCGCCAACCGCTTCGATTGCAGCGTGAAGGTGCTCGGCTGGGACGGCGACCATTATGTCGATCGGCGCCAGCACCGCTTCGTGCGCGACGATGACGAGGCGCACTGGCAGCCGACCGATGCCAGCGCCGCCGAAGTCATCGCCAACGTTGCCAAGGCGTCGGAGAATGCGGACTAG
- a CDS encoding NUDIX hydrolase: MSDDDYIPAATLILAREPDAGGAPEYLMVRRHGKMAFAANAWVWPGGRVDAADHEGAADDLDAARIAAVRETREEVDLDIDPATLVPFARWAPKMKLARRFDTWFFLARAPLPDAPLTLQEGEIVEARWTSAQAMLDAIAAGKAGAIFPTKRNLERLARFASIDEAIVDARAQSLDRIVPWVEDRDGQKRVCIPEGRGYPVTSEPLDSAVRA; the protein is encoded by the coding sequence GTGAGCGACGACGATTATATCCCCGCCGCGACCCTCATCCTCGCGCGCGAGCCTGACGCAGGCGGCGCGCCCGAATATCTGATGGTCCGTCGCCACGGCAAGATGGCCTTTGCCGCCAATGCCTGGGTCTGGCCGGGCGGCCGCGTCGATGCCGCCGACCATGAGGGCGCTGCGGACGATCTCGATGCCGCGCGGATCGCCGCGGTTCGTGAGACCCGCGAAGAAGTCGATCTCGACATCGACCCCGCCACCCTCGTCCCCTTCGCGCGCTGGGCGCCCAAGATGAAGCTCGCGCGTCGGTTCGACACCTGGTTTTTCCTCGCCCGTGCGCCGCTGCCCGATGCCCCGCTCACCTTGCAGGAAGGCGAGATCGTCGAAGCACGCTGGACCAGCGCGCAGGCCATGCTCGACGCCATCGCCGCCGGCAAGGCCGGCGCCATCTTCCCGACCAAACGCAATCTCGAACGGCTCGCCCGCTTTGCCTCCATCGACGAGGCGATCGTCGACGCGCGCGCGCAGTCGCTCGACCGCATCGTCCCCTGGGTGGAGGATCGCGACGGGCAGAAGCGCGTCTGCATCCCCGAGGGCCGCGGCTATCCGGTGACCAGCGAGCCGCTCGACAGCGCCGTTCGTGCCTGA
- a CDS encoding TPM domain-containing protein, whose protein sequence is MYKLTAEDHERVSKAIAKAEERSDGEIIAVTTDYSDKYHDAALHYAVLAIIVMLGAVAVWPGLLDWWYNLIFGGWSEPSLQARYTLLLFFALVKFLGVLLILRWMPLRLALVPGSTKTRRVRRRAIDIYKAGAERRTIGRTGILIYLSMGEHRAEIIHDDAITEVVDEETWGEAMVALLVPVKEGRIVDGIVAVIEEIGDVLAIHFPKTSENTNEIPDKLIEL, encoded by the coding sequence ATGTACAAGCTGACGGCTGAAGACCATGAGCGCGTGTCCAAGGCGATCGCCAAGGCCGAGGAGCGCTCGGATGGCGAAATTATCGCGGTCACGACCGACTATTCCGACAAATATCATGACGCGGCGCTGCATTATGCGGTGCTTGCGATCATCGTCATGCTGGGGGCGGTCGCGGTTTGGCCGGGCCTGCTCGACTGGTGGTACAACCTCATCTTCGGCGGCTGGTCGGAGCCGAGCCTGCAGGCGCGCTACACGCTGCTTCTCTTCTTCGCGCTGGTGAAGTTTCTCGGAGTCCTGCTGATCCTGCGCTGGATGCCGCTGCGGCTCGCGCTGGTGCCGGGCTCGACCAAGACGCGGCGCGTGCGCCGGCGCGCGATCGACATCTACAAGGCGGGTGCCGAGCGGCGCACGATCGGGCGCACGGGCATCCTCATCTACCTTTCGATGGGCGAACATCGCGCGGAGATCATCCATGACGACGCCATCACCGAAGTCGTCGACGAGGAGACGTGGGGCGAGGCGATGGTCGCGCTGCTGGTACCGGTGAAGGAAGGCCGCATCGTCGACGGCATCGTCGCCGTGATCGAGGAGATTGGCGACGTGCTCGCCATCCACTTCCCCAAGACCAGCGAAAACACGAACGAAATTCCGGACAAGCTGATCGAACTGTGA
- the mscL gene encoding large conductance mechanosensitive channel protein MscL: protein MFAEFKKFIAKGNVLDLAVAVIMAGAFALITAALTDDVIMPLVGYIFGGLDFSNYFILLGDIPEGYEGSTTNYAELKEAGVAMIGWGAFLTTIVNFIILGFIIFLLVRWAKKVMEREAAKEKEAAPAGPTEVELLTEIRDELKKRP from the coding sequence ATGTTCGCCGAGTTCAAGAAATTCATCGCCAAGGGTAACGTACTCGACCTCGCGGTTGCGGTCATTATGGCCGGTGCCTTCGCGCTGATCACCGCAGCGCTTACCGACGATGTCATCATGCCGCTGGTCGGCTACATCTTCGGCGGGCTCGATTTCTCCAACTATTTCATCCTCCTGGGTGACATTCCCGAGGGCTATGAAGGCAGCACCACCAACTATGCCGAGCTCAAGGAAGCGGGCGTGGCAATGATCGGCTGGGGCGCGTTCCTGACCACCATCGTCAACTTCATCATCCTTGGCTTCATCATCTTCCTGCTCGTCCGTTGGGCGAAGAAGGTGATGGAACGCGAAGCCGCGAAGGAAAAGGAAGCCGCACCCGCCGGCCCGACCGAAGTCGAGCTTCTCACCGAAATCCGCGACGAACTGAAGAAGCGGCCCTAG
- a CDS encoding LemA family protein codes for MTIRKLSTLAAATMALSLGACGINSVPTAEEAVNAAWGNVEAEYQRRNDLIGNLVESVKAAAGSEEEILTQITEARASATSANLSPDQLDNPEAVRAYAEAQGQLSNARSLLGTVIMERYPELQSQQRFADLMVQLEGTENSILVARRDYNEAVQEYNTTIRTFPDAIGAKIIHGAEPKVPFESAPGADQPVTVDFDA; via the coding sequence ATGACGATCAGAAAACTCTCGACGCTGGCCGCCGCGACGATGGCGCTCTCGCTGGGCGCGTGCGGTATCAACTCGGTGCCGACGGCCGAAGAAGCGGTCAACGCCGCCTGGGGCAATGTCGAGGCCGAATATCAGCGGCGCAATGACCTGATCGGCAACCTCGTGGAAAGCGTGAAGGCCGCGGCGGGATCGGAGGAAGAGATCCTCACCCAAATCACCGAGGCGCGTGCCTCGGCGACGTCGGCGAACCTGTCGCCCGACCAGCTCGACAATCCCGAAGCCGTGCGCGCCTATGCCGAGGCGCAGGGCCAGCTGAGCAATGCGCGCAGCCTGCTCGGCACGGTCATCATGGAGCGATATCCCGAACTGCAGTCGCAGCAGCGTTTCGCCGACCTGATGGTGCAGCTTGAAGGGACCGAGAACTCGATACTGGTCGCGCGCCGAGACTATAACGAGGCGGTGCAGGAATATAACACGACCATCCGCACCTTCCCCGACGCGATCGGCGCGAAAATCATCCACGGCGCCGAACCCAAGGTGCCCTTCGAAAGCGCACCGGGCGCCGACCAGCCGGTCACCGTCGACTTCGACGCGTAG
- a CDS encoding TPM domain-containing protein — MTRILVILAAFFAFAVPATAQDFPQPDGTWVLDEGDFLSDAEEEALEQRLDANHEATGRQFVIVTQPNLQGYTIEDFGYRLGREWAIGSEEEDDGVLLLIARDERKMRIETGYGARVFLPDIIAGRIIRNEITPAFKNGDFAAGINAGVDAIFESLALSPEEAEARAAAATEEEARRASEGSNAWIGAVMPFLFMMFIFLSIARRRTGRRYRGKGKRRRKGMDSGDLAILLWGLDAATRMASGGRGGGWGGGGGGFGGGGFGGFSGGGGSFGGGGASGGW, encoded by the coding sequence GTGACGCGAATTTTGGTTATCTTGGCAGCATTTTTTGCCTTCGCAGTGCCCGCCACCGCGCAGGATTTTCCTCAGCCTGACGGCACATGGGTGTTGGATGAGGGCGATTTCCTTTCAGATGCCGAAGAGGAGGCGCTCGAGCAGCGGCTTGACGCCAATCACGAAGCGACCGGGCGGCAGTTCGTCATCGTCACGCAGCCGAACCTTCAGGGCTACACGATCGAGGACTTTGGCTATCGCCTGGGCCGTGAATGGGCGATCGGGAGCGAGGAAGAGGATGACGGCGTCCTGCTGTTGATCGCTCGTGACGAACGCAAAATGCGGATTGAAACAGGTTACGGCGCTCGCGTTTTTCTGCCCGACATCATCGCCGGGCGAATCATTCGCAACGAAATCACGCCGGCTTTTAAGAATGGCGACTTCGCGGCCGGTATCAACGCGGGTGTCGACGCGATCTTCGAGAGCCTCGCGCTGAGCCCTGAGGAAGCAGAGGCGCGTGCCGCAGCAGCAACCGAAGAAGAAGCTCGCCGTGCGTCGGAGGGGAGCAATGCGTGGATCGGGGCGGTCATGCCGTTCCTCTTCATGATGTTCATCTTCCTCTCGATCGCCCGGCGTCGAACCGGACGTCGCTATCGCGGCAAGGGGAAGCGTCGGCGTAAAGGTATGGATAGCGGCGATCTGGCCATCCTTCTCTGGGGCCTGGACGCGGCGACGCGCATGGCCAGTGGCGGTCGAGGCGGCGGCTGGGGAGGCGGCGGCGGTGGTTTCGGCGGCGGCGGTTTTGGCGGCTTTAGTGGTGGCGGCGGCTCCTTCGGGGGTGGCGGCGCGTCGGGGGGATGGTGA
- a CDS encoding M3 family metallopeptidase, with translation MTKKILLTTTAALTLGACGTMGEEEAISVAEAMATAAAEAASEEVMAANPMLEEWTGPYDGVPQWQEYEVEQFDTAYEVAIADYLADMDAVANNPAAPTFENTMIPMELAGEKLDRVNSIFSVYSSNLSTPAVQAVDKEWSPKLTAAYDSVTLNDAIFQRIKTLYDARDTLGLDAQQMRLLTREYDFYVRSGALLDAAGKERLSAMNSRLAELFSEFSSRVLADESTYTVATEAQMAGVTEDIKSAARALAEAEGLPAGQYALKNTRSIVDPVLSFGDDRALREEVWRDFVNRGDNGNANDTNAVIAEIVKIRADRAKLLGYESHAHWRMQDTMAGTPDRAMELMMKVWPAAIARVDEEVADMMEFASADGLTEIEPWDYLYYQEKVRKAKYDLSQDELKPYFELNNMVDGMIWSAEQLYGIKMVENTGAVPVYHPDIRTFEVTNSRTGENIGLFYFDTFARDGKRSGAWMNSFRIGTKLEGDKQGLFTNNNNFNKPGPGEPVLISLDDASTLWHEFGHAIHYMLVDVDYPGLVGTQRDFVEYPSQVNENWLLTRPILDRFALHYQTGEPMPQELVDKIEKSSTFNEGYATVQYLSSALVDMMLHTDPDGDVDVDAFEKAALEAIDMPEETVMRHRLPQFLHLFSSDSYSAGYYSYLWSETMDADTWAAFEEAGNPYDRATADAFRINILESGNATDRAEAYRAFRGRDPDVNALLKRRGFPVGE, from the coding sequence TTGACCAAGAAGATCCTGCTGACCACCACCGCTGCACTGACGCTCGGTGCCTGCGGCACGATGGGTGAGGAAGAGGCAATTTCGGTTGCCGAGGCGATGGCGACTGCTGCCGCCGAGGCCGCGTCGGAGGAAGTGATGGCCGCCAATCCCATGCTCGAGGAATGGACCGGACCCTATGACGGCGTTCCCCAGTGGCAGGAATATGAGGTTGAACAGTTCGACACCGCCTACGAAGTGGCGATCGCCGACTATCTCGCCGACATGGACGCGGTCGCGAACAATCCCGCAGCGCCGACATTCGAGAACACGATGATCCCGATGGAGTTGGCGGGCGAGAAGCTCGACCGCGTCAATTCGATCTTCAGCGTCTATTCGAGCAACTTGTCCACACCCGCCGTGCAGGCGGTCGACAAGGAGTGGAGCCCCAAGCTCACCGCGGCCTATGACAGCGTGACGCTCAACGATGCCATCTTCCAGCGGATCAAGACGCTCTACGATGCGCGCGACACGCTCGGTCTCGACGCGCAGCAGATGCGCCTCCTGACCCGCGAATATGATTTCTACGTCCGCTCGGGCGCGCTGCTCGATGCGGCGGGCAAGGAGCGGCTGTCGGCGATGAACAGCCGCTTGGCCGAGCTATTCAGCGAATTCTCGTCGCGCGTGCTGGCTGACGAAAGCACCTACACGGTCGCGACCGAGGCGCAGATGGCGGGCGTCACCGAAGACATCAAGTCGGCGGCGCGTGCCTTGGCGGAGGCAGAGGGGCTTCCCGCGGGCCAATATGCGCTCAAGAATACGCGCTCGATCGTCGATCCGGTGCTGAGCTTTGGCGATGACCGCGCGCTGCGCGAGGAAGTTTGGCGCGATTTTGTGAACCGCGGCGACAATGGCAATGCGAACGACACCAACGCGGTGATCGCCGAAATCGTCAAGATCCGCGCCGATCGTGCCAAGCTGCTTGGCTATGAAAGCCACGCCCATTGGCGGATGCAGGACACGATGGCCGGCACGCCCGACCGCGCGATGGAACTGATGATGAAGGTCTGGCCCGCCGCGATCGCCCGCGTCGACGAGGAAGTCGCCGACATGATGGAATTCGCGTCGGCCGACGGCCTCACCGAAATCGAGCCGTGGGATTATCTCTACTATCAGGAGAAGGTTCGTAAGGCGAAATACGACCTCAGCCAGGACGAGCTGAAGCCCTATTTCGAGCTCAACAATATGGTCGACGGCATGATCTGGTCGGCCGAGCAGCTCTACGGGATCAAGATGGTGGAGAATACCGGCGCGGTGCCGGTCTACCACCCCGACATCCGCACCTTCGAGGTGACCAACAGCCGCACGGGCGAAAATATCGGCCTGTTCTACTTCGACACGTTCGCGCGTGACGGAAAGCGTTCGGGAGCGTGGATGAACAGCTTCCGTATCGGCACCAAGCTGGAAGGCGACAAGCAGGGCCTGTTCACCAACAATAACAACTTCAACAAGCCGGGGCCGGGCGAGCCGGTGCTCATCAGCCTCGATGACGCCTCGACGCTGTGGCACGAGTTCGGCCACGCCATCCACTACATGCTGGTCGACGTCGACTATCCGGGCCTCGTGGGTACGCAGCGCGACTTCGTCGAATATCCGAGCCAGGTGAACGAGAATTGGCTGCTGACGCGTCCGATCCTCGACCGCTTCGCGCTGCACTACCAGACGGGTGAGCCGATGCCGCAGGAACTGGTCGACAAGATCGAAAAGTCAAGCACGTTCAACGAAGGCTATGCGACGGTCCAGTATTTGAGCTCGGCGCTGGTCGACATGATGCTGCACACCGATCCCGACGGCGACGTCGATGTCGACGCGTTCGAAAAGGCAGCGCTCGAGGCGATCGACATGCCCGAGGAAACGGTCATGCGTCACCGCCTGCCGCAGTTCCTGCACCTGTTCAGCTCGGACAGTTATTCGGCCGGCTATTACAGCTATCTGTGGTCCGAAACGATGGACGCGGACACCTGGGCCGCGTTCGAGGAAGCGGGCAATCCGTATGACCGTGCGACCGCCGATGCTTTCCGCATCAACATCCTCGAAAGCGGCAACGCGACCGACCGCGCCGAAGCCTATCGCGCCTTCCGTGGCCGCGATCCGGACGTCAACGCACTCCTGAAGCGCCGCGGCTTCCCGGTCGGCGAATAA
- a CDS encoding NUDIX hydrolase, with translation MSAVTRGRWEYVKRVGGMSAVAIEAIVDGRILLVEQYREPLGRNCLELPAGLVGDDDGKDDTPESAAIRELEEETGYRPGRVETVGHFYSSPGILSEGFTLVRAHDCVKVGDGGGVEGEEITVHEVPLAQLPAFCDAKREEGCALDVRVMAMLLRASS, from the coding sequence ATGTCGGCGGTGACGCGCGGGCGCTGGGAATATGTGAAGCGCGTCGGCGGGATGAGCGCGGTCGCGATCGAGGCGATCGTCGACGGCAGGATCCTGCTGGTCGAGCAATATCGCGAACCGCTCGGGCGCAACTGCCTCGAACTACCCGCAGGCCTCGTCGGCGACGATGATGGCAAGGACGATACGCCCGAGAGCGCCGCGATCCGCGAGCTGGAGGAAGAGACCGGCTATCGCCCCGGGCGCGTCGAGACGGTCGGGCATTTCTACTCCTCACCCGGTATCTTGTCGGAAGGCTTCACGCTCGTGCGCGCGCATGATTGCGTGAAGGTCGGCGACGGCGGGGGTGTCGAGGGGGAAGAGATCACCGTCCACGAAGTGCCGCTTGCCCAGCTTCCTGCTTTTTGCGACGCCAAGCGCGAAGAGGGCTGCGCTCTCGACGTTCGCGTGATGGCGATGCTATTGCGCGCCTCGTCCTGA